The nucleotide sequence GATGCTAACCAATTGTGATTAGCCCCCATGGCTATTGTTTATTCTAACTTGTCTATTAATTGCAGTGGTGATTCAACTAATGAAGCAGCTTTTGGGATTCAATAGAAGGACCTCTGTTATTCAACCTTCTATTGCAACCAACAAAGATGTATATAGCAGCCCAGATTCGGTTTTGAATAGGCCAGAATCCTCCAGAAGCAGCTCAATTCAGGAACCTGATGTAGATATAACCACTCATAAACCTGTGGATTCTACCGATCATGACCTGACAAACATCTCGATTGCAGAGAAAGAAAAGAGTTCAACGGAGTGTAGAACAGAACAGCGCCAGACGAGGGTTTCTGAAAACCCAATTGCTGTTGCTGAGCATAATGAGACTCTGGGGAGGAATGTGGACCGAGCAGTGTCGAAACCAGATCATACTCGAGTTGGGTTTGGTAAAATTGATATGGATAGAATCAAGGCAACTattaagaagaggaagaaggaaatagaGTTGAATAAGCTGGCTGCGAATGTTGATTCCACTGAAGAtgcttggattgagagagaattaGAAGTTGGGATGGAGCTGGAAGCTGAATCTGCAAAGAAACAGAAGCTTGCTTGGGCAATGAATTGATAATTGGACAAACCCAGTACACGAGGAGGTTGTCTTCAAGACTCAAACCTGGATCATCCAGTTCGCCAAAGAGGAATTAATTAGTGCGCTAATATACAACTGGTCAGTCATCTTCATTGTCCCAAGTTGTCTGGTCGGAAAGCCCCAGTCTGTGTTGATTTATCTGTTCATATTTCATTGTTACTACATGTTACTCGCAAGCACTGCTGCTATACTCTCCAAATCTTACCGCAGTTGCTGAAATCATGTGAAGGGTGTATACATAAAACTTAGCGGCTAAACGAGTTTTTCTCTTTTTCGGGTGATTTCGTCTCGTGTCTGAGAAAGATGGAACTGGAGCCTGTTCTAAATCACTCGACTCTAATGTTCCTCATTGGCTTGATTGGTCTAAGTTAGAATGTTCAATTTATCTAAGAAAATCTATATTAATTCGTTTTGTTGgaactattaaaaaaattatactggCTGTTCTTTTATAAATCTCAGTTTTAATCTACTATTTcaatctttttcttttcaaaatttagTAAACCGGTTTAGATTCCGGCCAACCCCTCCTCTGtttatcttcttctttctctcttcttcctacTGAATTAGatcaaaggatatatatatagattGGCGTAATCTGATAAAAATCAATTAGGGAAGATTTTTTCTGAATAAATTGTCTAATTATAATCTTAGCATATATGACCCGCACGGCATGTCCTTGCATGGACATGACAGTCCCATGTCACCTACATGACGAGGTGGTGACAGGGATCCTTCTGCCCCAAAGGAGATGGTACGTACACACGGCAACCTGACGCGCTGCCACAGTTTGAGCCGGCGATGAACGCGACGGTGCACGACACCGCGGCCTACCGATATCTAtgcatttagagagagagagagagagagaggatggatggatggatggatgtggGAAAAGTGAAGAGAGGCAGAGTCCGCTGTGTTGGAAATGGAATCCATCAcatccccccccctcccctcaaaTTACTCGAAGCATATATTCCCCTCCATCTCCTTGTCCTCTTCTCAGAACAGCTTTGGGATCACAAACCCAACACCTATCGTCTCCTGTCGTAGTTTTATGCACGCCATAATGCACCTCCATTTATATAGAATTTGATAAGATGGTTTGATTCGTGGATAACTTGATGATATATTAGGTTCTATTTGGATGCTTTATCATCATAATATATAGGATGTGTGATCTATGTTTTTGGTACAACGATATCAATAACAGTGTCCAATAATTCAAGTGACTATTATGTTTAAATAATGTCTAACAATTCCTCAGAATCATTTCAATCGACTAAATATTCACTTAATCTTGACATTTATCAAAGCTAAAAGctttccaaaaaaataaaaaaaaatccaaacacTAACTCACATACAACTATTTATATCCTCTAAATACTGAATTACTTTTTTTTCAAGATACTAATTTgaacaaaagataattttttattattggaGCGATGACACCTATCAAACCCTCTCATCTCCCAACATTAAACTTGTGATAGACTTATACTTAAATTAGCTCTGATTCCTCAATATGTCATATAATCAAATTCTACTTGATGAGGCCAATAATGGCAACAGGACACGGGTTAACGTCAGCTGCGCCCGGATGACGCCTCGTGCCTCAGTTGACCTGACAGCGCCTGGCAAAAACAGAtcggaacgccgaccgaggcacattaacatcctgcgcgAGCCCggtcctgttaggatcgagagcactaagagggggggggtgaattagtacagcggaaatctttcagcgattaaaaacgaaagctgcgttcgttcgataaaaactattttgatgcaaaagctgattctaagattacttatgattaagtgcagtttacgtctaaacacagtttgcgtctaagcgcagtttacgcagtttgcgtctaaatgcagtttgcgtctaaatgcagattgcgtctaagcgcagtttgcatctaagcgcagtttgcgtctaagcgcagattgcgtctaagcgcagtttgcgtctaagcacagtttgcgtctaagcgtagtttacgtctaagctcagattcggaaagatctgaacttagacactcgttcataaaagcgcagaaaacagtttgcagttataagtagaatcaaaacgtaaatgtaaattgcaatgtaaagatcgtacgaaaacaccaatttacgtctgaatgcagattcggaaagatcagaacttagaaacttgttcgtaaaagtgcagagagcagtagctatgtaggaggtttgcagtaatgataaagcgctcaaaataaaagcaaaccagagatttagagtggttcggtcagtcttgacctactccacttttggcttcctccaccgacgaggtcaccgacgtcaactagaggccttccttcaataggcgaaggccaactgcccttttacagtttcactccttttgacgggctcaggagacaacccttatagaacctttctctcctctctttacaactcaagacttgaagaacagaaagaggagaacttttggactttacacaaatttgagctcttagaatcacagaaaagatcaagaattcggtgtaggtctgtatcttttcagtgttgaatgggtggggtatttataggccccaaccc is from Musa acuminata AAA Group cultivar baxijiao chromosome BXJ3-8, Cavendish_Baxijiao_AAA, whole genome shotgun sequence and encodes:
- the LOC103994948 gene encoding cyclin-T1-2 isoform X3, producing the protein MAENMTSSMISSLRVICHIVATVCMFLASKADETPCGLDRIVVVAYETMHKRDPAAARRVRQKDFFEKQKALILIGERLLLSTLRFDFNIQHPYRPLLNALKKLGITQKEVRQVAWNYVNDWLWTTLCLQYKPHYIAAGSLFLAAKLHNVRLPSEKGDYVWWHEFDINPQQLEVVIQLMKQLLGFNRRTSVIQPSIATNKDVYSSPDSVLNRPESSRSSSIQEPDVDITTHKPVDSTDHDLTNISIAEKEKSSTECRTEQRQTRVSENPIAVAEHNETLGRNVDRAVSKPDHTRVGFGKIDMDRIKATIKKRKKEIELNKLAANVDSTEDAWIERELEVGMELEAESAKKQKLAWAMN